CAGCTGCTGGCGGTCAGATACCAGAAGCGCGTGCGAGGCTGTACAGCCGCCAACCAGTCGCCTACAACCAGAAAAGCCGGGAACAGGACCAAGACGTACCGGGACAAGGACTTGAGGGACGCCGCGCCGACGGTATGCCTGCTCAGCAGCACGACCAGGTTGATGAGCATGTAGGCCAACAGCTCCGGCCGTCTCCATCGCTTGCGGGCAATCATCGCGCCGGTGACCCCCAAGAACGCGATCGCTGACAGAAGGTCGAAGGTGGTAGGTGCGTCACGGACTCGAATCCACTGGCCGAGCGCCAGGGCGAGCCCGGTAGCGGGGTCGACGACGGAGGTGCCGACGTACTCCTGCAACACCGCCAGCATCGGCGGGAAGCCGGCGTATGACCGCCATGCCAGAAAGGCGGCACCGCCGACAATCGGAGCGAGGACGGCGATCCCGACGGCAAGCAGAGAAGGGCTGCGCTGAGCAGTCTTTCGCTCCCTCCACTGCAACCAGCCCAGGATGGCGAAGGACACCGCCGCCGCTACCCCTGGTCCGCGCGTCAAGCTGGCAAGAGCCGCCAGGACAGCTGCCACGATCCACCGGTTTCGGTAGGCTGCGAGGAATGCGCCGAGGGTGAATGCCAGAAACAGCGACTCGGTGAAAGGAGCGATCAGGAACACCGCCGTCGGGTAGACGGCCAGAGCGATGGCGGCCCACTTTCCGGCTTGGTCCCCAAACAAGTGCTGGCCGAGCGCCATGAGGAACACGAACGCCAGGGCCGTTGCGACCGTCGCCACCGCCAACCCCGCCAGGATGAAGTTGCCTCCGAAGAGGTACGAGACGCCGCGGGTCAGGGCCGCGAACAGGGGGTAGAAGACGGTTGAGCCCTCGCCCATATCGAAGTAGCCCCGCATGGCGAGGTTCAAGTGCTGGACAGCGTCCCAACGTGGCCACACGCCGAGAAGGAATTGGCCAGTCGGCGACTCGGGTACCCGCAAGTGACCGTACATCCCCGCTAGCCACTGGGGATCGAGGCTGCCGCGCCCGATCGTCCACGCCAGGCCCATCAGCATCCCCAGGGCGAGGCGCAGGGCTGCGACCAGCCCGATGGCCAGCAGGGCGGCATGAAGCCAGCGGCCACGAGGTCCGCGATCAGCCATGGCTGCGAACGCTAGCCGGATCGCGCCTCCCAGTGCCCCACGCGGCGAGGCAATCCACCGACCACTCGATTGAAGTCGGGAAGTGGAATCGCAGTCCTCGGCGGTTGGCTGGAGACCATGCGGCTGTCTTCATCCTAAGGGTGTCCGTTTGTTCTCAGCCTTTCCTCCGGGATCAGAAGGAAGTCGTACGGCCTGTCCCAGGTCGAGAAGTAGCTACTGTCGGGAAGAAGGGCCATTTGAGCATCGAATACCTCGTTGAAGACGATCCGGAAGGTGTTGACTGGCGTCAGGGAGGGATAGACCGTATCTGGCGGCGCCCCGGGCAGCAGGATGGCATTCAGGATGGCCGTTCGCTCGCGGACATCCGACTCTTCCATCGAGTCCCAGACCAACCCAGACCCGGGTCCATGATCTGCCTGCAGGATGATGATGGGGGGATGGGCCGAGTTGGCGAGGATTCCGCGGATCGATCTCAGGATCGCCGGGGTGATGAACTGGACCTGTTCCGAGTATCCCGAAAGATACTCCGAGGGAGAGCCGTCGAAGCCGTTGCCGTCGTCGAAGCTGAACGGAATGCGTTGGTCTGCCAGGCTGCCGTCGCGAAGGAGGATGAAAGGCGGGTGAGGTGTCAGGATATGAGCGAAGACGAATTTTGGCCCGGGCTCTCGAGCAATCGTCGGCAGGCTCTCGAGGGCGAATTGAATGCGCGCAAGGTGTGCCCGGGCGCTCAGATTCCCTTCGACATCGCTGATGACAGTTGCCAGCTGGGGCAGCAAAACCAGGCTGCTGGTTTCGAGCATCAGCCGTTCGAGATTCGTCGGCAGGCCGCCAGGAGGTACGAGATATTCGTCGGCGTTGTCAAGTTCCGCCGTGCGCGAACCGGTCTCGAAAGCGTAGGATGTGTACCCGCGGGAGTCCAGTGTCTCTTTGACCCGGCTCCAGCGGATCAGGCGGGCGAGCGGCAGCCGCCGGTTGGCATCGGGGCCTACCTTGGCGGCGACCTCTTCCAGGTAGGTCATGTTAAGCGCCGATGCCAATGAATGTGTAGTCTGAAT
Above is a window of Anaerolineales bacterium DNA encoding:
- a CDS encoding glycosyltransferase family 39 protein codes for the protein MADRGPRGRWLHAALLAIGLVAALRLALGMLMGLAWTIGRGSLDPQWLAGMYGHLRVPESPTGQFLLGVWPRWDAVQHLNLAMRGYFDMGEGSTVFYPLFAALTRGVSYLFGGNFILAGLAVATVATALAFVFLMALGQHLFGDQAGKWAAIALAVYPTAVFLIAPFTESLFLAFTLGAFLAAYRNRWIVAAVLAALASLTRGPGVAAAVSFAILGWLQWRERKTAQRSPSLLAVGIAVLAPIVGGAAFLAWRSYAGFPPMLAVLQEYVGTSVVDPATGLALALGQWIRVRDAPTTFDLLSAIAFLGVTGAMIARKRWRRPELLAYMLINLVVLLSRHTVGAASLKSLSRYVLVLFPAFLVVGDWLAAVQPRTRFWYLTASSCLLLLCSVLYVFWVFLG